The following are encoded in a window of Peromyscus maniculatus bairdii isolate BWxNUB_F1_BW_parent chromosome X, HU_Pman_BW_mat_3.1, whole genome shotgun sequence genomic DNA:
- the LOC102927584 gene encoding rhox homeobox family member 2-like: MERRETNYLLHGGLDEDEKKSNGANAPMLLPAGEGRNEEASGQGQPGREAAAAEGERARELSGEGPSAADAAGLEDGGNQEGACGSDHENEKQPSKKPAGEGLWLAESAQPVTVLVRQRCFHYKFSPWQLQELERSFQHSHYISAEVRKQLARWIGVTEARVQNWFKGRREQYRRDQKL, translated from the exons ATGGAGCGCCGAGAGACCAACTACTTGCTTCATGGGGGACTCGATGAGGATGAAAAAAAATCGAATG GTGCGAACGCACCCATGCTCTTGCCGGCTGGAGAGGGGAGAAATGAGGAAGCGAGtggacaaggccagcctgggcgggAAGCCGCAGCAGCGGAAGGGGAAAGAGCCCGAGAATTAAGTGGAGAAGGCCCCTCGGCTGCTGATGCTGCAGGCCTCGAGGATGGCGGGAACCAAGAGGGCGCCTGTGGCAGTGACCACGAGAATGAGAAGCAGCCATCTAAGAAGCCGGCTGGAGAGGGCCTGTGGCTTGCAGAAAGTGCGCAGCCAGTGACGGTGCTGGTGCGCCAGCGTTGCTTCCACTACAAGTTCAGCCCGTGGCAGTTGCAGGAGCTGGAGCGGTCTTTCCAGCATAGTCACTACATCAGTGCAGAAGTAAG AAAACAGCTGGCAAGATGGATAGGTGTGACTGAAGCTAGAGTTCAG AATTGGTTTAAGGGGAGACGAGAACAATACAGGAGAGATCAGAAGCTATAA